The window CGACTTCCGTAAAATACAACGACTGCCCTGATAAAACACCCCGGCCGTTTGATGAGAAACGTGACGGGCTGGTGGTCGGGGAAGGTTCCGGCTGCCTCGTGCTTGAGGAATATACGCAGGCAAAAGAACGCGGGGCCAGGATTTATGCCGAAATCGCAGGGTATGCAACAAATTGCGACGGCGCGCATCTTACCAATCCGAGCGCAGACGGCATGGCAGGCGTTATGATGCTCGCCCTAAAAGATGCCGGTCTCTCCCCTGATGAAATCGGACATGTCAATGCCCATGCCACAGCCACTGATGTTGGAGATGCAGCCGAGGCTGAAGCAGTGTTCAGGGTGTTCGGAGATAAAACCCCGGTAAGCGCATTCAAGGGATATATCGGTCACACCCTGGGTGCATGCGGCGCCATCGAATCAATAATTACCATCTGCATGATGAATGAAGGCTTTATGGCTCATACAAAAAACCTGGATAAACCGGACCCCGCGTTTCCGAAGCTCAACCACATCATGAAAGAAGCCGTTCATAAATCTTTTGATATCGGCATGAACAACAATTTTGCATTCGGCGGCATAAACACCTCTCTTATTTTTAAAAAAATATAAAAATAAGGTTCATTATGCCCATTCTAAACAGGCTGGCTGACAGGATTGCGGCGACAAAATACGGCCGTAAAGCCCTGAATGAACCTGCCGATCTCGGATATTTCAAACAAAGACCGTCCCTCAGGCTGGTAATTGGACTGCTCCTGCTTGTTCTCAGCTATATCATATGCTGGCCGGTTATTGCGCTTCTTGCGTTTGCAGCCGCGTACTATCGAAACCCCCTGATAATTGTAATCGGCGGCCCTTTGGCATACGGGCTGTCGTGGGCGGTATTCGGCCTGTCCATGCTGCTTCTGGGTATACACAGTTACTATGGTGCAGAAGTCATAGGCCATTATTTTACAAGACAATTTTTAGAAAAATATTCCTCAAAAATCCAGGTTAAAGACCCTTATAAAGATTGAACGATCTCACGGATTATTTTTTTTAGCAGCTGACAGTGACCATTTTCCGGGTGTTATAATGAACTGCAAATATCCGCTGCCGGCGGTTTTCAATTCTTCAAAAACCTCTCCTGAACTGCCGGTGATTTTTATATCACCTGAAAATTCTGAGGGAATTCCTGCAACACATTTTGTGCCTTCCGGAGATTTTATATTCATACTGAACGTTTTTTCGTCTTTTTTTATATCGAGTTCTATCGGGCCCTTAACAGAAGGCACCGTGCACTTGAGAAAAGCAAGGCCGCCCATTTGCGGCATTACTTCGAATTCGTCATATCCGGGTTTGACCGGGCGGATCCCGGCTGCATACATCGATAGAAGCGTCAGCGGCCCCCCGCTCCAGGCATGGTTGTAAGTGCCACCGCCGTATTCAAGACTTCCTATTTCCCAGCCCTCCCAAAGTGTTGAATAAGGGCTTTGAACCATTTCGGCATAGCGTTTTTTCATACGGCTCAGGGCACACTCTTCAAAGCCCATTAAAAACAGAGCTTCAAGGACATATTTTTCCATATACGGACTTGCATGAAAAGCGGTTGAAAGTATTCTTTTGATATCGGCATAATCTTTTATATCTGCCAGGCCCGCCACCACCGCCAGGGCATTGGCGCGATCATCGGTGCCGCGTTTATAGCCCGGAAACCGGTAGGCATTATACCTGGTGTTCCAGAAGTTTTTCCTGAAATTCTCTCTTATAAGCCGCATCTTTTCTTCGTAATCTTTGGCCTCCTCGGGCCTGTCCGCGACATCGGCCATTGCCCCGAGTCCTTTAAGGGCCAGGTAATACCATTCGGCCTCCAGAAGTCTCACATCCGCATTTTCTCCCCAGTCGCCCCAGTCCCATTTTGTCTTGCGGTGACTAATCTTTCCTTCTGAATTTACCTGCCACAGATCAATGTATCTTTTCACTTTAGGGTAGACCGTCGTTATCGTTTGTTTATCACCTGTATTCAGGTAATAGTTCCAGATGCCGAACCACCCGATACCCGCAAGGCTCTGCAGTGACAGTTCAATATTCCAGTTGCCTGACGGGACAGGGGAATAGAGCGAGCCGTCTTTTTTCTGCCATCCGCAAAGTTCATGTATGGCCTTTTTTGCAAGCATATGACTGGACGGGTCAAGGGCATAAAATGATTCTCCGATCTCAATGACGGCATCTCCCCACCATTGGGCGCGCTCCCTGTCGGGACAGTCCATATAGTTGTCGCGCATTGTCACATAAAGCGTACGGCGCGCCTTTTGCCACAGCTTGTTCAAAAAAGGATCGCTGCATTCAAATTTTCCGGCAAAGTCAGTATCAAATCCGGTTTCACGGAATTTGAGAGAAAGAATCCGAATACCTTCGGGAAACGAGTATATAACCTTATGTCCGTTCATCCATGCAGGACATTCAAAGGTCTGTTGACCTGCCCTTGTAATGTAGCAAGTCCGTATGCCATATTCCCCGCCGCCCTGATAATCATCCGTCCTGATGTCCACAAATAAACCTGCCTGTGCTTCGATTTCAAAATATGGCTGCACCTGTGCGTTATACGGAAGCAGGCATTCAATACTTTTGCCGTCGGAAACAACCGGAAATATTCGTGAGTTCACATATTCTTTCAATCCATAATCTTTCCACATGGGGATCGGCCTGGGTATAAGGTTGTTCCATGGTGATACGGGAGGCCTTCCTTCAAGTCTGACTGGTTTGAACAATTCGCCGCTGATATCTCCGGAAGTCCATCCAGGAATGTCCTTGTTTGCATCAAATAAGACATTAGATTCCGCCAGGCGGAAGTTGGGTTTAGGACCACCTGTTGTCTGAAATGCAGGATGAATTGCGGCAGTCCATGACGAATCCGAGATAAGACAGATTTCCTGGGAAATGGCATTGAATATGAAACCGGCCTGACCGCTATTCTTGTGAGAAAAAGAATTCCTGCCGAAATGCCAGACCAGAACCGCTATCAGGTTTCTCCCTTTTTTCAAAAAGGGGGCGATATCGATTGTATCATAATAAGTATCATACGGGTTGGGGCCGCGCTTTAGTCCTCCCTCTGCGACAACCTTATCACCGTTGACCCATAACCAGTATTTGCTGTCCGCTGCTATATCGGCATATAAATGCCCGGGGATGTTTTCCATATCGAATGTTTTTCTATAGCATATCCAGATATTCGATTCTGACATATCCGCCTTTGTGTCAGGGAGAATCCATTGGGCATTCCATCCGGTATGGGGTTTCTTATCTGGCACATGCCACCTGCCGGCCTCTTCCCTTTTTGCAGAGTTTACCTGAAAAATTGAATAGATGGCCGCAGCAAGCAGTATGAGTGATAATACTAAAGCGGAAGTCCTGTTATAAATAACCGAAACCGGATCAAGATCTGTAATTGCAATCCCTGACAACACGACTGCAATGCAGCAGATGAAAAAAACCTCAAGTACCCGGTAAAACTTCGCAGCTGTAATAATGCTGAAAAGGGAAAGCCTGATCTGATTAACAAGGATTATAAAAATGGAGAAGAAAATAGTCAGCACAAACATGGCTGATATTGCAATAGGGCCGTTTGTTTTTTTCATGTTCAGATGCAAAAAAAATGTTGTAAAAAAAAACACGGAGAGAAACAGGATAAGCAAAAAGACAGTCAATACCCATTTAATCTTAAGCCCGGTTGCCTTGCATATGAATTTGTTGATTTCCTCCCACAGGGGCCTGATTACCAAGAGCAAGACATCAAAGAAAGCCAGAAAGAACCCTGTAAGGCCCAGAATAAAAGATTGCATATTGCTTTGAATGATTCCCATATCCTTTATAAGGATAATTTATCCGGTGATGTTTTCAAAGGGAAATTCCATCAAATAACTTTGCGCTATTAACCGGAATCATTTCAAAATTTTGTTTCCGGGGTTGATTGAAAAAAATAATCGATTAAAATATGCATATATCGAGTACCAATGAAAAATGGCAAAGGAGGAAATTATGTCCAAGAGTCAGGATATCAAAAAAGACGTGAAAAAGAAGCCCACCAAATCCTTGAAAGAAAAGAGGCTTGAAAAGGCGGCGAAAAAGGCTGGCAAATAGCAAAACCTGAGATTGGAGCCATATTATATCCGGGAATGCATGCCCGGTATAATATTTTATCCCCGCAGCAATCCAAGCGCCGCCTGCCTGTCTTTTTTCCCGGCAGGTGTTACGGGGATGGAGTCTACTTTTAATATATGACGAGGCATTTCAATCGGGCTCAGTATCTTCCTGAAAAGTTTTTTCAGTTCTTTTATATCCAGGCTCGATTCAACAATGGCGGCAACCTCGTTATCACGCCCCTGTTTTGCGTTTACCTGAAATATGAAAATATCCTTTACGGCTTTAATTGACCTGAGTTTCTGTTCCACCGCATCGAGTTCTACACGGTTTCCTCCCACCTTGACAACACTGTCCACCCTGCCCAGGAGTTCGAAGCCTTCTTCCGAAAGAATCGCCCTGTCACCGGTCAAAAAATAGTCTTCGTCGTCAAGAGGAAGGCCTGGGGATATGAATGGGGACTTGACCAGAAGCCTCTCCTTTTCGATCTTCCATGACACGGGAGGAAAGGCCTTGAACCCTGTTTCGTCACGCATGCGGCTTCTGTGGGCAATTCCTCCCGTTTCGGTTGACCCGTACACCTCCTCGACCGGCGTACCGGTTGCCCTTGAAAATGCCAGACTGTGGGCCTTTTCCAGAAAACCTCCTGACGAAAAGGCAAGTTTGATACAATCTGGCACTGATCCTCCAACGGCAAGGGCTTTATAATGAAGTGGCGCCCCGATATAAACAGTAGCCCTGCTTGATGATACCCTCTCGATAATCTCAGCCGGGAACACCGGGGAACCCTTAATGATACGGGCCCGGGCGACAAACGGAAGCAGGACTGAAAAAAGCAGCCCGTAGATATGCCTTGGAGACACAGAGGCCAGAATGATATCATCGGGTGTAATCTTAAAATACTCCCTTAGAAAAACAGTTTCTGCAAACAGGTTTAAAGGTGTCTTGGGCCATATTATCGGCCTTCCGGTGGAGCCTCCAGAATAAAGCCACAAAAAGGGGGCATCGAAAGCCTTAGTTATGCTCAGGCTTTTTGAAAAATGTTCCTTTTCCAAGGGGATTATCTGCAGCAGGCTGTCAGGGAGCGCCTGCTTTTTTTCTGATATCACGGTTCCGGTTTTTTTCGCCATGCAGGCATCAATAATGACCTTCTCCGTCAGCACATGAGGAAATATCAGCTCAGGCCCTCCTGACAAAGAGGCCAGGATGGAGGCCATTATAAAACTTCTGTCTTCGCTGCAAACACAGACCGAGCTTTCATCAGGAGCTTTCCTTTTAACCGTCTCTCTTATGATTGCGGTCTTTTCAAGCAGTCCGGGGCCTTTTTCTCCGTCCGGGTCATGTTCTAAATCAGCACCGGCAGCAAGATCATCAATAAGGCATGCCAGCTCTTTTTCCATATCTTTTTTTATATTTTTCTTCATCCGATCAGTTTTTCCCACAAAGGTCCGACCCTTCCCCTTGAATAGAGCCTTGCCATGATCCTGTTCATTTCGCTGCCGCCCGAACCTATGACCCAGTTCCTTCTTCCGGCGGCCTTACTGACAATCATTTCCTCAATCTCTTCTGGTGATATCCCGTCGGAAAGGTAAAAAACAGGTTTGAGCAGATCTTCATCCGGTGAAATTCTTCCTTCTGCGAGCGCCATATTATAAAGCCCGGTACCCGGATATATCCTTATCCCGCAGAAAAAGAAAAATGCAGCAGATTCCAACTTTTCCGCATTTTCAAGCGTTTCCTTTATGCTCTCAATGTTTTCACCAGGGCCTCCCAGCAGGAAATAGTGACAGACATGAAGGCCTGCCCTTATGGCTGATTCGTGAGCGCTCATTACATCACCGACACTGAATGGTTTCCGGTATGTCAGGAGCATCTTCCCGGACAGCGATTCGGTGCCGAATTCGCAATGAGTGAGCCCTGATAATTTGAGTTTCTGATAAAGCCCTTCCTGGTCTTTGAGCGGAGAGAAAAAACCTCCCCACGGGATATCAAGACCTGCCTTTTCAAACTCTTCGGCGACCTTCAGACAATGTTCATAATCCGAATTGAAAACGCTGTCTGCAATATAGATATATTTTGCGCCCTTTTCTTTGAGGCTGACAGCCGTTTTTGCGCAAAGAGCAGGGTCGGCCCTGCGGATAGCCGCACCTTCAATAACAGGGTACGTGCAATATATGCAGTTAAACGGGCATCCGCGTTTTGTCTGCATGTTGAGCATGCCGGAGTTTTGAACGTAAAATTCGTTTGATGAGGCATTTTCAGGCAATTCCCTTCTGATGTCTCCTTCCCAGGGCGCAGGCCGTACAAAACCCTTTTGTCTGCAAACAACACCGGGAATGTCTTCTGGAGCGCTGCCTTTTTTAAGGGCATCCAGAAGAAGATTCAGGCGCTCGCCCTCTCCGGCAATACCATAGTCTGCCCCCAGTTCCCGGAAAAGGCTTTCCGGAAACAGGGAAAAACCAGCCCCGCCAAGTATCAGGGGAGCGCAAGTAGAATCACGTATGATTCTGGCAATCTCCCTGTATTCTTCTATATAGCTTATGGAATCCGTCGCCTCGCTGTTGTCTATGTTGCGAATTGAAAGGCCAACGCAATCAGGCTGGAACTCTTTTATCTCAAGAGGAATTGCTGAAAGGGCGTCCTTGTCGATAAGATCAAGCACTCTGACGGCATGTCCCGGCTTTAGCGCGCCTGCAAGATAATCAAGTCCTATCGGATATACCGGAAAAGGTGCGCGTACTTTATTTGCTGAAATCAGAAGAATTTTCATTTCAAGTTATTAAGGATTTATTTCTATGGCGCTCAATACACTGCCAAGTCCTAGTAGAAGAATTCCTCTACTGGCAAGTTCCGATTGGCCGCCGGAAACAATAAAGGGCAGCGTCCCTTTCTCCAGACAGGCTAAAGCATATGCGGCAGCTACTGCGCTAGATGTTGCAAACTGGCCGAAGAACTTTCTGTAATCGAATACTGCTCCTTGAAATGTCGTGCCTGTTATAACTTCTTCAATCTGAGATTCTGCATTTTGTTTTTCATTGGATGGAATTCCAGCAAAGATCGCGGCAAAGCGTTCGTTGATCCCTATGCTCTTGAGCTTTTCAATAAGGCCCTTCAAATGTTCCCTGGAATTTCTTTCATAAAAAAGCAGGGTTAATGAAGGACCGGCCAGAGCCGCTCCGCCGCTTACCAGAAAAGCCGCTCCGCCGTCCGCGTTGTCGAGTGAAATACCGGAGGAGGCATCGAGAAGGGGGGTCATCTCTTCGTGGAATTCATCGGCACCGATTAGCAGGGACTGCCTTCCCGTTTCATTTAGCAACTGCGCCATAAAGAGTGCCTGCTCGAAACTTGAATCTCCTGATGTGGCTGTGACATTGGCGCCTTTTGCACTGAAAAACAGGGCTGCCTGGCCTGCAGGGGCATTGTGGACCGAGCCCACAAAATCCGTCGGGCTTCCGTATTTGCCGCCTGTCTCGAAAATTTTACTTAAAAAATCACTTGTTTCGCTGAGTGCTCCCCATCCGGTTCCGAAAAAAACAGCCTCCGGTTTTTCAGAAGAACCGCCGGCCTTATATGCGGAATCACACAGTGCCAGGACTATCTGAGAGAGCCTGCCCAGCCTTCTGACAAGACGCGGGGGTAGATCTTTTGCAATAGAGTCAATATCCAGCCTGCCAGCACAGGGTTTCCCTTCCTCCAATGCTGTCATGATCTCTGCTGTATGGCCTGCGCCTGTTATCATTGAAAAACCTTTAACTTTAAGGCTTCTGATTTTTTTCTCCCGGATCATACCTGTTTCAGCCGGTTTTGAAATTATGAGCGATGCATTGTTGCCGCCAAAGCCGAATGAATTCGAGAGTACCGTATCAACACGGGTGTCCAACGTGTCAGAGACAGGAACAATTCCCAGTGTTTCATCTATCCGGTCAAGGCCCGTATTTGGCGGGATGAAATCATGCTTTACTGCAAGGCAGGCATAGCCCGCTTCGATAGCTCCGGCCGCTGCCAGGGGATGACCTGCAAGGCCTTTTGTAGAAGAAAGCAGGGGCGGTGTTTCACCGAACACATTCAATACAGCCTTTGCTTCAGCTGCGTCGTTATCCGGTGTGCCGGTGCCGTGAAGGTTTATATAACTAACTTCCTCCGGTTTAACGCCCGCATCTCTAAGGCAGGCGTTCATTGCCGCGATTGCGCCCTCACCTTCGGGATGCGGTTTTGTTGCATGATAGGCGTCGCAGCTGAGCCCGCCTCCCTTGAGTTCGGCAATTGCATTTGCAGGGGATATGTCTGCCGCTTCAAGGAGCAGCATGCCCGCACCTTCGCCCACAGTCATTCCGAGTCTGTTCTTATCCAGCGGCCTGGCCCCTGTTGGGTCGATAAGCTGCAACGTATAAAACCCGTAGCAGGTTAGCCTGCACAGGGCATCCACTCCGCCTGCGAGTATCTTCCTTGCAATGCCAGCACGTATCATTTCCAGGGCTGCTTTGAGGGCCAGGGCGCCGCTTGAACAGGCAGTGGAAACAGTGAACGCAGGACCGTTGCAGCCGAGCTCATGTGCAAGATATTCAGCAACCGTTCCTGTGCCATGATATTTATATGCTGAAGGGTTTCTAATCTTATCTTTCAGAA of the Desulfomonilia bacterium genome contains:
- a CDS encoding alpha-L-rhamnosidase C-terminal domain-containing protein codes for the protein MKKTNGPIAISAMFVLTIFFSIFIILVNQIRLSLFSIITAAKFYRVLEVFFICCIAVVLSGIAITDLDPVSVIYNRTSALVLSLILLAAAIYSIFQVNSAKREEAGRWHVPDKKPHTGWNAQWILPDTKADMSESNIWICYRKTFDMENIPGHLYADIAADSKYWLWVNGDKVVAEGGLKRGPNPYDTYYDTIDIAPFLKKGRNLIAVLVWHFGRNSFSHKNSGQAGFIFNAISQEICLISDSSWTAAIHPAFQTTGGPKPNFRLAESNVLFDANKDIPGWTSGDISGELFKPVRLEGRPPVSPWNNLIPRPIPMWKDYGLKEYVNSRIFPVVSDGKSIECLLPYNAQVQPYFEIEAQAGLFVDIRTDDYQGGGEYGIRTCYITRAGQQTFECPAWMNGHKVIYSFPEGIRILSLKFRETGFDTDFAGKFECSDPFLNKLWQKARRTLYVTMRDNYMDCPDRERAQWWGDAVIEIGESFYALDPSSHMLAKKAIHELCGWQKKDGSLYSPVPSGNWNIELSLQSLAGIGWFGIWNYYLNTGDKQTITTVYPKVKRYIDLWQVNSEGKISHRKTKWDWGDWGENADVRLLEAEWYYLALKGLGAMADVADRPEEAKDYEEKMRLIRENFRKNFWNTRYNAYRFPGYKRGTDDRANALAVVAGLADIKDYADIKRILSTAFHASPYMEKYVLEALFLMGFEECALSRMKKRYAEMVQSPYSTLWEGWEIGSLEYGGGTYNHAWSGGPLTLLSMYAAGIRPVKPGYDEFEVMPQMGGLAFLKCTVPSVKGPIELDIKKDEKTFSMNIKSPEGTKCVAGIPSEFSGDIKITGSSGEVFEELKTAGSGYLQFIITPGKWSLSAAKKNNP
- a CDS encoding AMP-binding protein, translated to MKKNIKKDMEKELACLIDDLAAGADLEHDPDGEKGPGLLEKTAIIRETVKRKAPDESSVCVCSEDRSFIMASILASLSGGPELIFPHVLTEKVIIDACMAKKTGTVISEKKQALPDSLLQIIPLEKEHFSKSLSITKAFDAPFLWLYSGGSTGRPIIWPKTPLNLFAETVFLREYFKITPDDIILASVSPRHIYGLLFSVLLPFVARARIIKGSPVFPAEIIERVSSSRATVYIGAPLHYKALAVGGSVPDCIKLAFSSGGFLEKAHSLAFSRATGTPVEEVYGSTETGGIAHRSRMRDETGFKAFPPVSWKIEKERLLVKSPFISPGLPLDDEDYFLTGDRAILSEEGFELLGRVDSVVKVGGNRVELDAVEQKLRSIKAVKDIFIFQVNAKQGRDNEVAAIVESSLDIKELKKLFRKILSPIEMPRHILKVDSIPVTPAGKKDRQAALGLLRG
- a CDS encoding lipid biosynthesis B12-binding/radical SAM protein, with protein sequence MKILLISANKVRAPFPVYPIGLDYLAGALKPGHAVRVLDLIDKDALSAIPLEIKEFQPDCVGLSIRNIDNSEATDSISYIEEYREIARIIRDSTCAPLILGGAGFSLFPESLFRELGADYGIAGEGERLNLLLDALKKGSAPEDIPGVVCRQKGFVRPAPWEGDIRRELPENASSNEFYVQNSGMLNMQTKRGCPFNCIYCTYPVIEGAAIRRADPALCAKTAVSLKEKGAKYIYIADSVFNSDYEHCLKVAEEFEKAGLDIPWGGFFSPLKDQEGLYQKLKLSGLTHCEFGTESLSGKMLLTYRKPFSVGDVMSAHESAIRAGLHVCHYFLLGGPGENIESIKETLENAEKLESAAFFFFCGIRIYPGTGLYNMALAEGRISPDEDLLKPVFYLSDGISPEEIEEMIVSKAAGRRNWVIGSGGSEMNRIMARLYSRGRVGPLWEKLIG
- a CDS encoding beta-ketoacyl-[acyl-carrier-protein] synthase family protein: MPRAFVTGLGLISPAGSNADEHLISLSANKTFIKKLTLFNFEAAENAPPAGEIAFPVNESPGLPRTHTLALMAAREAMKNSGPPDAVVIGSTTGGMPLSEELLKDKIRNPSAYKYHGTGTVAEYLAHELGCNGPAFTVSTACSSGALALKAALEMIRAGIARKILAGGVDALCRLTCYGFYTLQLIDPTGARPLDKNRLGMTVGEGAGMLLLEAADISPANAIAELKGGGLSCDAYHATKPHPEGEGAIAAMNACLRDAGVKPEEVSYINLHGTGTPDNDAAEAKAVLNVFGETPPLLSSTKGLAGHPLAAAGAIEAGYACLAVKHDFIPPNTGLDRIDETLGIVPVSDTLDTRVDTVLSNSFGFGGNNASLIISKPAETGMIREKKIRSLKVKGFSMITGAGHTAEIMTALEEGKPCAGRLDIDSIAKDLPPRLVRRLGRLSQIVLALCDSAYKAGGSSEKPEAVFFGTGWGALSETSDFLSKIFETGGKYGSPTDFVGSVHNAPAGQAALFFSAKGANVTATSGDSSFEQALFMAQLLNETGRQSLLIGADEFHEEMTPLLDASSGISLDNADGGAAFLVSGGAALAGPSLTLLFYERNSREHLKGLIEKLKSIGINERFAAIFAGIPSNEKQNAESQIEEVITGTTFQGAVFDYRKFFGQFATSSAVAAAYALACLEKGTLPFIVSGGQSELASRGILLLGLGSVLSAIEINP